Proteins encoded in a region of the Zea mays cultivar B73 chromosome 2, Zm-B73-REFERENCE-NAM-5.0, whole genome shotgun sequence genome:
- the LOC103648229 gene encoding uncharacterized protein isoform X2 has protein sequence MDNMLGDLYKPDDGDDFYSKKYRDELENVSFQLLEEITDGFSESRELGRGSFGVVYRGLTKNGDYVAVKKLHANVTDLNHKQFQNELYNLAKLKHENIVRIYGYCYEIKKTFMEHDRRKILVEEPRIALCLEYLHNGSLQDHISDEFSGLDWDTRYRIMEGVCRGLYHIHRNLKKPLYHLDLKPANILLSKTMQPKLADFGLSRIFRNEELTRTTKSPLGTLGYQPPEYIERGEVSEKFDIFSLGVVMIHLVSGRGGFERYACMHSEEFINQVKTNWRKRFKQLQRNSLRKVKVYCHEVETCTRIALNCVEKDTQKRPDIDMVINNLKDRKTHRFKSTWTSSFRQDGRMYGSYMPYSNRYLNKLMSGSICTETKFYRREKLPNVGEEFIIGRKEEKQKIVASLLQSMTQHITILPIYGIGGIGKTTIAKLIYYDTNFNSYSRVWVYVSPKFDLKKVGNTVISQLSSEESQINETQMIHSCLMKLLSGKKVLIVLDDLWEDSLFQLNNLKDMLSYGDSINVIVIVTTRSKHVAENVSTNVEPHKIEPLTDSMCWDIMKQRSNFEAKNHKEHLAHIGMEIAVKCGGVALAAQSLGFMLKPMELCDEWIEVRDSDIWNKSISKDANSPNHVLASLMLSCTKMDRCLILCFIYCAIFPKGHHIVKEELIQQWISLGFIQPTKLHSNMQICEKYILQLIGLSFIQDTMSPKGALSVGAAVAWK, from the exons ATGGATAACATGCTAGGCGACTTGTACAAGCCAGATGACGGCGACGACTTCTACAGCAAAAAATACCGCGACGAGCTAGAGAATGTGTCATTCCAACTATTAGAAGAAATTACAGATGGTTTCTCTGAGAGTCGAGAGCTCGGCCGAGGATCCTTTGGAGTGGTTTACAGG GGATTGACTAAAAATGGTGATTACGTTGCTGTGAAGAAGCTTCATGCTAATGTCACTGATCTTAACCATAAGCAGTTTCAAAATGAGTTATATAACCTTGCAAAACTTAAGCATGAAAACATTGTACGGATTTATGGCTATTGCTATGAAATTAAGAAAACATTTATGGAGCACGATAGAAGAAAAATTCTTGTCGAAGAGCCGCGTATAGCGCTCTGCCTTGAGTATTTACACAATGGAAGCCTTCAAGATCATATTTCGG ATGAGTTTTCTGGTCTTGACTGGGACACACGCTACAGGATTATGGAAGGGGTCTGTCGTGGTTTATATCATATCCATAGGAATCTAAAGAAACCTCTTTATCATTTGGACCTAAAACCTGCCAACATATTACTAAGTAAAACCATGCAACCAAAGCTTGCAGATTTTGGGTTATCTAGGATCTTTCGGAATGAAGAACTAACACGAACGACTAAAAGTCCTCTAGGAACTCT TGGGTACCAGCCACCAGAATACATTGAAAGAGGTGAAGTCTCAGAAAAATTCGACATATTCAGCTTAGGTGTCGTAATGATACACCTGGTTTCGGGACGTGGAGGCTTCGAAagatatgcatgcatgcatagtGAAGAATTTATCAATCAG GTAAAAACAAACTGGAGGAAAAGATTTAAGCAATTACAGAGGAATTCCTTACGTAAAGTCAAAGTGTACTGCCACGAGGTAGAGACATGCACTCGGATAGCACTGAATTGTGTGGAGAAAGACACACAGAAAAGGCCTGATATAGATATGGTCATCAATAATCTAAAGGACCGTAAGACCCATAGATTCAAG AGTACTTGGACAAGTAGTTTTCGGCAGGATGGAAGAATGTATGGAAGCTATATGCCATATTCAAACAGATATTTAAACAAATTGATGTCAGGCTCTATTTGCACCGAAACAAAATTTTATCGAAGAGAAAAATTACCGAATGTTGGAGAAGAATTCATTATAGGGAGAAAAGAAGAGAAACAGAAAATAGTGGCATCTTTACTACAGAGCATGACACAACACATCACTATCCTTCCTATCTATGGCATTGGAGGAATTGGCAAGACAACCATTGCAAAGTTGATTTACTATGATACAAATTTCAATAGTTACTCTCGAGTATGGGTCTATGTTTCACCGAAATTTGACTTGAAGAAAGTTGGAAACACTGTAATTTCACAACTCTCTAGTGAGGAGAGCCAAATTAATGAAACACAAATGATACATAGTTGCCTGATGAAATTACTTTCTGGTAAAAAGGTTCTGATTGTTTTAGATGACTTGTGGGAGGATAGTTTATTTCAACTGAATAATTTGAAGGATATGCTAAGTTATGGTGATAGCATCAATGTAATAGTTATAGTAACCACACGCAGTAAACATGTTGCAGAGAATGTTAGCACTAATGTTGAGCCACACAAGATAGAACCCTTGACAGATAGCATGTGCTGGGATATAATGAAACAAAGAAGCAACTTTGAAGCTAAAAATCACAAAGAACATTTGGCACATATAGGAATGGAGATCGCTGTAAAGTGTGGAGGTGTGGCTTTGGCAGCTCAATCCCTTGGGTTCATGTTGAAGCCCATGGAATTATGTGATGAATGGATTGAAGTCAGAGACAGTGACATCTGGAATAAATCTATTTCGAAGGATGCCAATTCACCAAACCATGTGCTTGCATCCTTGATGTTAAGTTGTACCAAAATGGATCGATGCTTGATATTATGCTTTATCTACTGTGCAATCTTTCCAAAAGGTCATCATATAGTCAAAGAAGAACTAATACAACAATGGATTTCTTTGGGTTTCATCCAGCCAACAAAATTACACTCCAATATGCAGATATGTGAGAAGTATATTTTGCAGCTCATAGGATTGTCTTTCATTCAAGATACAATGTCACCAAAG GGTGCACTCTCTGTAGGTGCTGCAGTAGCCTGGAAGTGA
- the LOC103648229 gene encoding uncharacterized protein isoform X4, producing the protein MDNMLGDLYKPDDGDDFYSKKYRDELENVSFQLLEEITDGFSESRELGRGSFGVVYRGLTKNGDYVAVKKLHANVTDLNHKQFQNELYNLAKLKHENIVRIYGYCYEIKKTFMEHDRRKILVEEPRIALCLEYLHNGSLQDHISDEFSGLDWDTRYRIMEGVCRGLYHIHRNLKKPLYHLDLKPANILLSKTMQPKLADFGLSRIFRNEELTRTTKSPLGTLGYQPPEYIERGEVSEKFDIFSLGVVMIHLVSGRGGFERYACMHSEEFINQVKTNWRKRFKQLQRNSLRKVKVYCHEVETCTRIALNCVEKDTQKRPDIDMVINNLKDRKTHRFKSTWTSSFRQDGRMYGSYMPYSNRYLNKLMSGSICTETKFYRREKLPNVGEEFIIGRKEEKQKIVASLLQSMTQHITILPIYGIGGIGKTTIAKLIYYDTNFNSYSRVWVYVSPKFDLKKVGNTVISQLSSEESQINETQMIHSCLMKLLSGKKVLIVLDDLWEDSLFQLNNLKDMLSYGDSINVIVIVTTRSKHVAENVSTNVEPHKIEPLTDSMCWDIMKQRSNFEAKNHKEHLAHIGMEIAVKCGGVALAAQSLGFMLKPMELCDEWIEVRDSDIWNKSISKDANSPNHVLASLMLSCTKMDRCLILCFIYCAIFPKGHHIVKEELIQQWISLGFIQPTKLHSNMQICEKYILQLIGLSFIQDTMSPKVLQ; encoded by the exons ATGGATAACATGCTAGGCGACTTGTACAAGCCAGATGACGGCGACGACTTCTACAGCAAAAAATACCGCGACGAGCTAGAGAATGTGTCATTCCAACTATTAGAAGAAATTACAGATGGTTTCTCTGAGAGTCGAGAGCTCGGCCGAGGATCCTTTGGAGTGGTTTACAGG GGATTGACTAAAAATGGTGATTACGTTGCTGTGAAGAAGCTTCATGCTAATGTCACTGATCTTAACCATAAGCAGTTTCAAAATGAGTTATATAACCTTGCAAAACTTAAGCATGAAAACATTGTACGGATTTATGGCTATTGCTATGAAATTAAGAAAACATTTATGGAGCACGATAGAAGAAAAATTCTTGTCGAAGAGCCGCGTATAGCGCTCTGCCTTGAGTATTTACACAATGGAAGCCTTCAAGATCATATTTCGG ATGAGTTTTCTGGTCTTGACTGGGACACACGCTACAGGATTATGGAAGGGGTCTGTCGTGGTTTATATCATATCCATAGGAATCTAAAGAAACCTCTTTATCATTTGGACCTAAAACCTGCCAACATATTACTAAGTAAAACCATGCAACCAAAGCTTGCAGATTTTGGGTTATCTAGGATCTTTCGGAATGAAGAACTAACACGAACGACTAAAAGTCCTCTAGGAACTCT TGGGTACCAGCCACCAGAATACATTGAAAGAGGTGAAGTCTCAGAAAAATTCGACATATTCAGCTTAGGTGTCGTAATGATACACCTGGTTTCGGGACGTGGAGGCTTCGAAagatatgcatgcatgcatagtGAAGAATTTATCAATCAG GTAAAAACAAACTGGAGGAAAAGATTTAAGCAATTACAGAGGAATTCCTTACGTAAAGTCAAAGTGTACTGCCACGAGGTAGAGACATGCACTCGGATAGCACTGAATTGTGTGGAGAAAGACACACAGAAAAGGCCTGATATAGATATGGTCATCAATAATCTAAAGGACCGTAAGACCCATAGATTCAAG AGTACTTGGACAAGTAGTTTTCGGCAGGATGGAAGAATGTATGGAAGCTATATGCCATATTCAAACAGATATTTAAACAAATTGATGTCAGGCTCTATTTGCACCGAAACAAAATTTTATCGAAGAGAAAAATTACCGAATGTTGGAGAAGAATTCATTATAGGGAGAAAAGAAGAGAAACAGAAAATAGTGGCATCTTTACTACAGAGCATGACACAACACATCACTATCCTTCCTATCTATGGCATTGGAGGAATTGGCAAGACAACCATTGCAAAGTTGATTTACTATGATACAAATTTCAATAGTTACTCTCGAGTATGGGTCTATGTTTCACCGAAATTTGACTTGAAGAAAGTTGGAAACACTGTAATTTCACAACTCTCTAGTGAGGAGAGCCAAATTAATGAAACACAAATGATACATAGTTGCCTGATGAAATTACTTTCTGGTAAAAAGGTTCTGATTGTTTTAGATGACTTGTGGGAGGATAGTTTATTTCAACTGAATAATTTGAAGGATATGCTAAGTTATGGTGATAGCATCAATGTAATAGTTATAGTAACCACACGCAGTAAACATGTTGCAGAGAATGTTAGCACTAATGTTGAGCCACACAAGATAGAACCCTTGACAGATAGCATGTGCTGGGATATAATGAAACAAAGAAGCAACTTTGAAGCTAAAAATCACAAAGAACATTTGGCACATATAGGAATGGAGATCGCTGTAAAGTGTGGAGGTGTGGCTTTGGCAGCTCAATCCCTTGGGTTCATGTTGAAGCCCATGGAATTATGTGATGAATGGATTGAAGTCAGAGACAGTGACATCTGGAATAAATCTATTTCGAAGGATGCCAATTCACCAAACCATGTGCTTGCATCCTTGATGTTAAGTTGTACCAAAATGGATCGATGCTTGATATTATGCTTTATCTACTGTGCAATCTTTCCAAAAGGTCATCATATAGTCAAAGAAGAACTAATACAACAATGGATTTCTTTGGGTTTCATCCAGCCAACAAAATTACACTCCAATATGCAGATATGTGAGAAGTATATTTTGCAGCTCATAGGATTGTCTTTCATTCAAGATACAATGTCACCAAAG GTGCTGCAGTAG
- the LOC103648229 gene encoding uncharacterized protein isoform X1 → MDNMLGDLYKPDDGDDFYSKKYRDELENVSFQLLEEITDGFSESRELGRGSFGVVYRGLTKNGDYVAVKKLHANVTDLNHKQFQNELYNLAKLKHENIVRIYGYCYEIKKTFMEHDRRKILVEEPRIALCLEYLHNGSLQDHISDEFSGLDWDTRYRIMEGVCRGLYHIHRNLKKPLYHLDLKPANILLSKTMQPKLADFGLSRIFRNEELTRTTKSPLGTLGYQPPEYIERGEVSEKFDIFSLGVVMIHLVSGRGGFERYACMHSEEFINQVKTNWRKRFKQLQRNSLRKVKVYCHEVETCTRIALNCVEKDTQKRPDIDMVINNLKDRKTHRFKSTWTSSFRQDGRMYGSYMPYSNRYLNKLMSGSICTETKFYRREKLPNVGEEFIIGRKEEKQKIVASLLQSMTQHITILPIYGIGGIGKTTIAKLIYYDTNFNSYSRVWVYVSPKFDLKKVGNTVISQLSSEESQINETQMIHSCLMKLLSGKKVLIVLDDLWEDSLFQLNNLKDMLSYGDSINVIVIVTTRSKHVAENVSTNVEPHKIEPLTDSMCWDIMKQRSNFEAKNHKEHLAHIGMEIAVKCGGVALAAQSLGFMLKPMELCDEWIEVRDSDIWNKSISKDANSPNHVLASLMLSCTKMDRCLILCFIYCAIFPKGHHIVKEELIQQWISLGFIQPTKLHSNMQICEKYILQLIGLSFIQDTMSPKYSQAYKKGLTLFTMHDLVHDLARLLTAGEILDASNIGTMDARHVAREPATRSLFHGYMHAKSNFRSFIRTNSNIYTYRRRREPEGSGQQYKYALLTNCHKPLEVLTDSPNMIRALHFRDCHGSKGLKDYAFLPAKLSLKVLDLSGCNIAYLPASIGELAVLRYLNAPEIKNEMLPDSLSKLSKLIYLNLSGSNISALPDSIGDIEGLMHLDISNCVLLCELPESFVDLKNLVYLDLSHCQIKITARVFSGLTNIQHLNLSKSLIHGGDGLEGLQEAVGGLTELRYLNLSGCFENLRPDEVLSFVDRICRLTNLVHLDLSFNLGLVSVPESIGSLRKLHTLDLLCCRNLVTLPKCMFNMDSMKMLNVTCCPHLDQSTLPRYRYFTLPYFEVHADDGESTSNIGLLRYVNPTHELYISGLDNTISAEEVDSINLSQKQGIQSLSLSWTRDAQRSVEDMEVLGKLVPPDTLKCFELRGYDSMSFPTWVMGITLYLPRLTKVVLWELRKCNSLPPLGQLPTLQKLVIGGMDSTLTVDEGFCCAGPGAFPLLQELQLCQMENLEVWNTTYSCGQSNEDVQEFMFPNLRELLIRDCPKLRLKPCPPKTVGWKIENSDNVLSSWDEEGEIDLAALFPSRKEFKKLWEGKTKVPAACSAQFEKCRKPGASYNACPERVEVKSSKLPLGKWRLFRHLLPTYDLRISCCTYATSGSSQEIIQGLAFIESLCLEDDAQSELPNWLGELTSLETLEISKYPGLEAPLDGMKQLAHLRKLSLINCRSMSALPQWLGELISLKELIISEWPNLSDFPESMQLLTSLKMLRLERCPRITALPGWLGDLASLKILVISNCKGIVSLPDSIQKITRLVRV, encoded by the exons ATGGATAACATGCTAGGCGACTTGTACAAGCCAGATGACGGCGACGACTTCTACAGCAAAAAATACCGCGACGAGCTAGAGAATGTGTCATTCCAACTATTAGAAGAAATTACAGATGGTTTCTCTGAGAGTCGAGAGCTCGGCCGAGGATCCTTTGGAGTGGTTTACAGG GGATTGACTAAAAATGGTGATTACGTTGCTGTGAAGAAGCTTCATGCTAATGTCACTGATCTTAACCATAAGCAGTTTCAAAATGAGTTATATAACCTTGCAAAACTTAAGCATGAAAACATTGTACGGATTTATGGCTATTGCTATGAAATTAAGAAAACATTTATGGAGCACGATAGAAGAAAAATTCTTGTCGAAGAGCCGCGTATAGCGCTCTGCCTTGAGTATTTACACAATGGAAGCCTTCAAGATCATATTTCGG ATGAGTTTTCTGGTCTTGACTGGGACACACGCTACAGGATTATGGAAGGGGTCTGTCGTGGTTTATATCATATCCATAGGAATCTAAAGAAACCTCTTTATCATTTGGACCTAAAACCTGCCAACATATTACTAAGTAAAACCATGCAACCAAAGCTTGCAGATTTTGGGTTATCTAGGATCTTTCGGAATGAAGAACTAACACGAACGACTAAAAGTCCTCTAGGAACTCT TGGGTACCAGCCACCAGAATACATTGAAAGAGGTGAAGTCTCAGAAAAATTCGACATATTCAGCTTAGGTGTCGTAATGATACACCTGGTTTCGGGACGTGGAGGCTTCGAAagatatgcatgcatgcatagtGAAGAATTTATCAATCAG GTAAAAACAAACTGGAGGAAAAGATTTAAGCAATTACAGAGGAATTCCTTACGTAAAGTCAAAGTGTACTGCCACGAGGTAGAGACATGCACTCGGATAGCACTGAATTGTGTGGAGAAAGACACACAGAAAAGGCCTGATATAGATATGGTCATCAATAATCTAAAGGACCGTAAGACCCATAGATTCAAG AGTACTTGGACAAGTAGTTTTCGGCAGGATGGAAGAATGTATGGAAGCTATATGCCATATTCAAACAGATATTTAAACAAATTGATGTCAGGCTCTATTTGCACCGAAACAAAATTTTATCGAAGAGAAAAATTACCGAATGTTGGAGAAGAATTCATTATAGGGAGAAAAGAAGAGAAACAGAAAATAGTGGCATCTTTACTACAGAGCATGACACAACACATCACTATCCTTCCTATCTATGGCATTGGAGGAATTGGCAAGACAACCATTGCAAAGTTGATTTACTATGATACAAATTTCAATAGTTACTCTCGAGTATGGGTCTATGTTTCACCGAAATTTGACTTGAAGAAAGTTGGAAACACTGTAATTTCACAACTCTCTAGTGAGGAGAGCCAAATTAATGAAACACAAATGATACATAGTTGCCTGATGAAATTACTTTCTGGTAAAAAGGTTCTGATTGTTTTAGATGACTTGTGGGAGGATAGTTTATTTCAACTGAATAATTTGAAGGATATGCTAAGTTATGGTGATAGCATCAATGTAATAGTTATAGTAACCACACGCAGTAAACATGTTGCAGAGAATGTTAGCACTAATGTTGAGCCACACAAGATAGAACCCTTGACAGATAGCATGTGCTGGGATATAATGAAACAAAGAAGCAACTTTGAAGCTAAAAATCACAAAGAACATTTGGCACATATAGGAATGGAGATCGCTGTAAAGTGTGGAGGTGTGGCTTTGGCAGCTCAATCCCTTGGGTTCATGTTGAAGCCCATGGAATTATGTGATGAATGGATTGAAGTCAGAGACAGTGACATCTGGAATAAATCTATTTCGAAGGATGCCAATTCACCAAACCATGTGCTTGCATCCTTGATGTTAAGTTGTACCAAAATGGATCGATGCTTGATATTATGCTTTATCTACTGTGCAATCTTTCCAAAAGGTCATCATATAGTCAAAGAAGAACTAATACAACAATGGATTTCTTTGGGTTTCATCCAGCCAACAAAATTACACTCCAATATGCAGATATGTGAGAAGTATATTTTGCAGCTCATAGGATTGTCTTTCATTCAAGATACAATGTCACCAAAG TATTCTCAAGCATACAAAAAAGGCCTCACATTGTTCACCATGCACGATCTCGTGCATGATTTGGCAAGATTACTAACGGCTGGTGAAATTCTGGATGCTTCCAATATTGGGACTATGGATGCGAGGCATGTTGCCCGCGAGCCTGCAACTAGGTCATTATTTCATGGGTACATGCATGCTAAGTCAAACTTTCGTAGCTTCATACGTACCAATTCAAATATATACACATACCGGCGACGGCGAGAGCCAGAAGGTAGCGGACAGCAATACAAATATGCATTGCTCACTAATTGTCACAAGCCCCTAGAGGTATTGACGGATTCGCCCAATATGATAAGGGCACTGCATTTTCGGGATTGTCATGGCTCGAAAGGACTAAAAGATTATGCATTTTTGCCTGCAAAGTTGTCCCTAAAAGTTCTGGATTTAAGTGGGTGCAACATAGCCTACCTGCCAGCTTCTATCGGTGAATTGGCTGTATTGAGGTATCTCAATGCTCCAGAGATTAAAAATGAAATGCTCCCAGACTCTCTGAGCAAACTGTCAAAATTAATATACCTCAACCTAAGTGGGTCCAATATTTCAGCACTGCCTGATTCAATTGGTGATATCGAAGGTCTAATGCATCTTGATATATCAAATTGTGTGCTTTTGTGTGAGCTCCCAGAATCATTTGTGGACCTAAAAAATCTGGTATATCTAGATTTATCACATTGCCAGATCAAAATTACAGCAAGAGTTTTTAGTGGTCTCACCAATATCCAGCATTTGAATTTATCAAAAAGTCTTATTCATGGAGGTGACGGGTTGGAGGGGCTGCAGGAAGCCGTTGGTGGTCTCACCGAACTTCGGTATTTAAATCTATCAGGGTGCTTTGAAAATCTGAGGCCAGATGAGGTATTAAGTTTTGTTGACCGTATTTGTAGGCTTACAAATCTGGTGCACTTGGATTTGTCTTTCAATTTGGGTCTTGTCAGTGTGCCTGAAAGTATTGGCAGCCTCAGGAAGCTGCACACCCTGGATCTCTTGTGCTGCCGAAACCTAGTGACGCTTCCAAAATGTATGTTCAACATGGATAGCATGAAGATGTTAAATGTTACCTGCTGTCCTCATCTAGATCAGTCTACGCTCCCCCGATACAGGTATTTTACCTTGCCGTACTTTGAGGTCCATGCTGATGATGGCGAATCTACCAGCAATATTGGTTTGCTTCGGTATGTGAATCCTACTCATGAGTTGTACATAAGTGGGCTTGATAACACAATATCTGCAGAAGAGGTTGACAGTATAAACCTAAGCCAAAAACAGGGGATCCAGTCGTTGAGTCTTTCATGGACTAGAGATGCTCAGAGATCTGTGGAGGACATGGAAGTCCTGGGAAAGCTAGTGCCACCTGATACTTTAAAATGCTTTGAGCTAAGAGGTTATGATAGTATGAGCTTTCCAACATGGGTTATGGGCATCACGCTCTATCTTCCTCGCCTTACCAAGGTTGTATTGTGGGAGCTGCGTAAATGCAATAGTCTACCACCACTGGGCCAGTTACCAACACTACAAAAGCTAGTTATAGGAGGAATGGACAGCACTTTGACAGTTGATGAGGGTTTCTGCTGCGCCGGCCCGGGAGCCTTTCCTCTATTACAGGAACTTCAACTATGCCAAATGGAGAACCTGGAAGTGTGGAACACAACATACTCCTGTGGCCAGAGCAATGAGGATGTGCAGGAATTCATGTTCCCAAACCTTAGGGAACTGTTAATTCGTGATTGCCCCAAGTTGAGACTGAAACCATGCCCACCTAAAACTGTGGGATGGAAGATAGAGAACAGCGACAATGTACTGTCGTCATGGGATGAGGAGGGAGAGATCGACCTTGCAGCATTGTTCCCATCAAGGAAAGAGTTTAAGAAACTTTGGGAAGGGAAAACAAAAGTGCCAGCAGCTTGTAGCGCACAATTTGAAAAATGCAGAAAACCTGGAGCTTCCTACAATGCTTGTCCTGAACGCGTGGAGGTGAAATCGAGCAAGCTGCCTTTGGGAAAATGGAGGCTGTTCCGGCACCTCCTTCCCACCTATGATTTAAGGATCTCGTGCTGCACTTATGCGACAAGCGGCTCGTCACAAGAGATCATCCAAGGCCTCGCCTTCATCGAATCATTATGCCTAGAAGACGATGCTCAGTCTGAGCTTCCGAATTGGTTGGGTGAGCTCACTTCTCTTGAAACGTTGGAGATATCGAAGTACCCAGGGCTAGAGGCACCACTGGATGGCATGAAGCAACTCGCCCACCTCCGGAAGCTGTcgctgataaattgtagaagcatGTCAGCACTACCGCAATGGTTGGGAGAACTCATCTCTCTCAAAGAACTGATCATCTCAGAGTGGCCAAACCTGAGCGATTTTCCGGAGAGTATGCAGCTCCTCACCTCCCTCAAGATGCTACGTTTGGAGCGGTGTCCCAGAATTACTGCCCTTCCAGGATGGCTGGGCGACCTCGCTTCTCTCAAAATACTAGTCATCAGCAATTGCAAGGGCATCGTGTCTCTGCCAGACAGCATACAGAAGATCACCAGGCTTGTACGAGTATAA
- the LOC103648229 gene encoding uncharacterized protein isoform X3 — protein MDNMLGDLYKPDDGDDFYSKKYRDELENVSFQLLEEITDGFSESRELGRGSFGVVYRGLTKNGDYVAVKKLHANVTDLNHKQFQNELYNLAKLKHENIVRIYGYCYEIKKTFMEHDRRKILVEEPRIALCLEYLHNGSLQDHISDEFSGLDWDTRYRIMEGVCRGLYHIHRNLKKPLYHLDLKPANILLSKTMQPKLADFGLSRIFRNEELTRTTKSPLGTLGYQPPEYIERGEVSEKFDIFSLGVVMIHLVSGRGGFERYACMHSEEFINQVKTNWRKRFKQLQRNSLRKVKVYCHEVETCTRIALNCVEKDTQKRPDIDMVINNLKDRKTHRFKSTWTSSFRQDGRMYGSYMPYSNRYLNKLMSGSICTETKFYRREKLPNVGEEFIIGRKEEKQKIVASLLQSMTQHITILPIYGIGGIGKTTIAKLIYYDTNFNSYSRVWVYVSPKFDLKKVGNTVISQLSSEESQINETQMIHSCLMKLLSGKKVLIVLDDLWEDSLFQLNNLKDMLSYGDSINVIVIVTTRSKHVAENVSTNVEPHKIEPLTDSMCWDIMKQRSNFEAKNHKEHLAHIGMEIAVKCGGVALAAQSLGFMLKPMELCDEWIEVRDSDIWNKSISKDANSPNHVLASLMLSCTKMDRCLILCFIYCAIFPKGHHIVKEELIQQWISLGFIQPTKLHSNMQICEKYILQLIGLSFIQDTMSPKDGLATMLLSKY, from the exons ATGGATAACATGCTAGGCGACTTGTACAAGCCAGATGACGGCGACGACTTCTACAGCAAAAAATACCGCGACGAGCTAGAGAATGTGTCATTCCAACTATTAGAAGAAATTACAGATGGTTTCTCTGAGAGTCGAGAGCTCGGCCGAGGATCCTTTGGAGTGGTTTACAGG GGATTGACTAAAAATGGTGATTACGTTGCTGTGAAGAAGCTTCATGCTAATGTCACTGATCTTAACCATAAGCAGTTTCAAAATGAGTTATATAACCTTGCAAAACTTAAGCATGAAAACATTGTACGGATTTATGGCTATTGCTATGAAATTAAGAAAACATTTATGGAGCACGATAGAAGAAAAATTCTTGTCGAAGAGCCGCGTATAGCGCTCTGCCTTGAGTATTTACACAATGGAAGCCTTCAAGATCATATTTCGG ATGAGTTTTCTGGTCTTGACTGGGACACACGCTACAGGATTATGGAAGGGGTCTGTCGTGGTTTATATCATATCCATAGGAATCTAAAGAAACCTCTTTATCATTTGGACCTAAAACCTGCCAACATATTACTAAGTAAAACCATGCAACCAAAGCTTGCAGATTTTGGGTTATCTAGGATCTTTCGGAATGAAGAACTAACACGAACGACTAAAAGTCCTCTAGGAACTCT TGGGTACCAGCCACCAGAATACATTGAAAGAGGTGAAGTCTCAGAAAAATTCGACATATTCAGCTTAGGTGTCGTAATGATACACCTGGTTTCGGGACGTGGAGGCTTCGAAagatatgcatgcatgcatagtGAAGAATTTATCAATCAG GTAAAAACAAACTGGAGGAAAAGATTTAAGCAATTACAGAGGAATTCCTTACGTAAAGTCAAAGTGTACTGCCACGAGGTAGAGACATGCACTCGGATAGCACTGAATTGTGTGGAGAAAGACACACAGAAAAGGCCTGATATAGATATGGTCATCAATAATCTAAAGGACCGTAAGACCCATAGATTCAAG AGTACTTGGACAAGTAGTTTTCGGCAGGATGGAAGAATGTATGGAAGCTATATGCCATATTCAAACAGATATTTAAACAAATTGATGTCAGGCTCTATTTGCACCGAAACAAAATTTTATCGAAGAGAAAAATTACCGAATGTTGGAGAAGAATTCATTATAGGGAGAAAAGAAGAGAAACAGAAAATAGTGGCATCTTTACTACAGAGCATGACACAACACATCACTATCCTTCCTATCTATGGCATTGGAGGAATTGGCAAGACAACCATTGCAAAGTTGATTTACTATGATACAAATTTCAATAGTTACTCTCGAGTATGGGTCTATGTTTCACCGAAATTTGACTTGAAGAAAGTTGGAAACACTGTAATTTCACAACTCTCTAGTGAGGAGAGCCAAATTAATGAAACACAAATGATACATAGTTGCCTGATGAAATTACTTTCTGGTAAAAAGGTTCTGATTGTTTTAGATGACTTGTGGGAGGATAGTTTATTTCAACTGAATAATTTGAAGGATATGCTAAGTTATGGTGATAGCATCAATGTAATAGTTATAGTAACCACACGCAGTAAACATGTTGCAGAGAATGTTAGCACTAATGTTGAGCCACACAAGATAGAACCCTTGACAGATAGCATGTGCTGGGATATAATGAAACAAAGAAGCAACTTTGAAGCTAAAAATCACAAAGAACATTTGGCACATATAGGAATGGAGATCGCTGTAAAGTGTGGAGGTGTGGCTTTGGCAGCTCAATCCCTTGGGTTCATGTTGAAGCCCATGGAATTATGTGATGAATGGATTGAAGTCAGAGACAGTGACATCTGGAATAAATCTATTTCGAAGGATGCCAATTCACCAAACCATGTGCTTGCATCCTTGATGTTAAGTTGTACCAAAATGGATCGATGCTTGATATTATGCTTTATCTACTGTGCAATCTTTCCAAAAGGTCATCATATAGTCAAAGAAGAACTAATACAACAATGGATTTCTTTGGGTTTCATCCAGCCAACAAAATTACACTCCAATATGCAGATATGTGAGAAGTATATTTTGCAGCTCATAGGATTGTCTTTCATTCAAGATACAATGTCACCAAAG